One window of Pectobacterium carotovorum genomic DNA carries:
- a CDS encoding type II toxin-antitoxin system HicA family toxin, whose protein sequence is MKSTDLIKELAAAGCECKRHNGGSHQIWWSPITGKTFPVPHPKKDLPLGTVKSIKKMAGI, encoded by the coding sequence ATGAAATCAACTGACCTGATAAAGGAGCTGGCAGCGGCAGGTTGTGAGTGCAAACGGCATAACGGCGGGAGTCACCAAATATGGTGGTCACCCATTACTGGAAAAACATTTCCAGTGCCGCATCCAAAAAAGGATTTACCACTTGGAACTGTCAAATCCATCAAAAAAATGGCGGGGATTTGA
- a CDS encoding type II toxin-antitoxin system HicB family antitoxin, which yields MFFSVGVETPKDDATAYGLIVPALCTDDYGCFSAADSQQDIARMAREAILTLIDEAVSRGNLDIKRLNDAGHLIYAAMPDFADYDSWFVLDVDLSVFEGKPQRLNISLPDTLIQRIDNRVREQPGTYRDRSHFLAEAARHELE from the coding sequence ATGTTTTTTTCAGTCGGTGTTGAAACGCCAAAAGATGATGCTACGGCATATGGGCTGATCGTTCCGGCGTTATGTACTGATGATTATGGCTGCTTCTCTGCAGCTGACAGCCAACAAGATATTGCACGCATGGCGCGGGAAGCGATTTTAACCCTTATTGATGAAGCGGTGAGCCGCGGAAATCTGGATATTAAACGACTTAATGACGCTGGACATCTCATCTATGCGGCGATGCCAGATTTTGCGGACTACGATAGTTGGTTCGTGCTGGATGTGGATTTATCGGTTTTTGAGGGAAAACCGCAGCGATTGAACATTTCACTTCCCGATACGTTGATACAGCGTATTGATAATCGCGTGCGAGAGCAGCCGGGTACTTATCGCGATCGCAGCCATTTTTTGGCAGAAGCCGCACGCCATGAACTGGAGTAA